cgagaccagcctggccaacacggtgaaaccccgtctctaccaataacacaaaaattagccaggtgtggtggcgtgcacctgtaatcccagctactcgggaggctgaggtaggaaaaacacttgaacccaggagacggaggttgcagtgagctgagatcgtgccattgcactccagcctgggcaacaagagtgaaactctgtctcaaaaataaataaataaataaaaaataaaaacattaggtGGTCTAAACAGTTTTCAGATTATCAAGGGTGTCCACTCTTTCGGCTTCCCAGctcacattggaagaattgtcttgggccacacaatAGCTGATGAACtgtaaataaataaccaaaaaaaaaaaaaaaaaaaaaaaaatctcataatgttttcagaaagtttacaaatttgtgtcgGGCTGTGGATTGGACaagtttttaaacttaaattttaactAGAGCTTCAAGGTTTACATGAACAGATTTTTCTATCTTGTTCTTAGTGCTCCCTTGCCTTATTTGGAGTAGAGGTACCTGCAGGTTGTAGCCACCTTGGTGTCAGAGGCGTTCCAACTAGAGTACCTCCATCTTGAGTGAGGGCTAGGCAAATGAGGCTgggacttgctgggctgcattcccagaaagtcaggcattcctagcctctagatgcTTAAGATTAagggaacaaattaataatgtttaccaACAGACCCAGGCTTGGGAGTGTCCAGATACCCTGGtatctggagaacaaaggcattcctaattttgctttaaagataatattgattcttgcaaaatatagtaattaagaaaattaatcctttatcataAACCCTTGCAGTAGAGCACATCTCCCCAATATCTTTTTTTATCTTATATATATGAGCATTGTACTTAGGGTGGAAgtgttcctcctcttactttcacGAATGCCCTGTTCTGTCTATGGAGTATACTTTCACTACTTTACTTTATTAATAAACCTGCTTTTACTTTGCACTGCAGACTCATCctaaatgctttttcttctcttttttttttttttttgagacagagtcttccctgttgcccagactggagtgcagtggtaccatctcggttcactgcaacctctgcctcccgggttaaagtgattctcctgcctcagcctcccgagtagctgggactacaggcgcacaccactgcgcctggctaagttttgtatttttagtagagatggggttttgccatgttggccaggttggtctgaaactcctgacctcaggtgatccacccacctcggcctcccaaagtgctgggattacaggcatgagccactatgcctggcctcacCCTAAATTCTTTCTTGCCGAAGATCTAAGAACTCTCtcggggtctggatcaggacccctttcctttAACACTTGGACTCTGAAGTACCTGAGTAAAACAGTAAGACAGCTACAATATAAAAACCACggggaccgggcatggtggctcatgcctgtaatcctaacactttgggaggctgaggcaggcagatcacctgaggtcaggagttcgagaccagcctgcccaacatggagaaaccccatctctactaaaaatacaaaattagccacgcgtggtggcacatgcctgtaatcccagctatttgggaggctgaggcaagataacagcttgaacccaggaggcggaggttgcagtgagctaagatcacaccattgcactccagcctgggcaacaagagcaaaactccctctcaaaaaaacaaacaaaaaaaaaccccaaaaacaaacaaacaaaaaaaaacaaaactacaagaaGATTTAGTAACTTCAGAGCTCTGATCCATGTCAAGCACTACCTGGAAGTCAGGAAGAGAGTTGATTTTCAGAACCAACAGATCATGGTGCTATCtttaggaaaacaggaaagaaaatgcaGGAATGAAATTGCATCTTATGGCAGGTACCTCggtttgggggaggggaaggataGGCTGGCAAATAGGCCATGTTAGGGATATTGAAAAATCTtggccgggaacagtggctcactcctgtaatcccagcactttggaaaaccaaggtgggtggatcacttgaggtcgggagttcgagaccagcctggctaacacagtgaaacctcgtctctgctaaaaatacaaaaatcagccaggtgtggtggtgcatgcctatagtcccagctactcaggaggctgaggcaggagaaccgcttgaacctgggaggcggaggttgcagtgagccaagattgcgccactgcactccagcctgggtgacagagtgacactccatctcaaacaaaacaaacaaacaaggagtATACCTTACTCcaacaaataatttgattttggagTACTGGATGACAAAGGTTACATGGCTCTTCTCCTTGTACCTGTTCTCAAACCTGCCCCACCCAATTCTACCTAGCACAAAGGTTTGGACATTGAACAGAGGCTACAGTACCTACAGGCACACCTTTTGACAGGCACCATCTGCCCTACCCTGTATTAATTCACCTCCACGCTGTACTGAAACAATCTCATACTTACTGATACTCAGCCACACAGTCCAGCAGCCCTATATAGTTTAAGGTTTCATGTTGAACAGCACTTTCAAGAGCTCGCACTCCACTGACATCTTTCAGAATATGCTGGACACTTTCGATGTAACCAGACTTGAGGAgattttcatctctctcttttaaGGTTTCCTGGGGTGAAAGTATGCTTTCCAAGGCTTCATGGAACCGTTTCCCTTGTAAAAAGATGTCTGAAAAGAAAAtcaggggaaaggggagggagaaaacACAAAGCTAACACTAAAAAACTAGTACTCTAAAAGGCTCTGAatcaatacaattaaaaattacatttttttctttttctttttttttacatggagtctccctctgtcgcccaggctggagtgcagtggaacgatgttggctcattgcaacctccgcctcccggggtcaagcgattctcctgcctcagcctcccgagtagctgggattacaggcatccaccaccatgcctggctaatttttgtattttcagtagaaacggagtttcattatgttggtgaggctggtctcgacctcctgacctcatgatccacccgccttggcctccccaagtgctgggattacaggcataagccactgcacccggccaaaaattaGATTAGTTATTTTTAACTGACAACCCCTAAGACCAAATTTCAGCCTCTTCTGAAACCTAAGAATACACTTTGAAACCAACGGGATTATTAATAGGATTGTTAggcaataaaatgaattaaaatcaaaTACTTCTAGGAGAATTGGGCCAAAGTCAAAACTGAAGATCTGGAGGCTACAGGACcacacccagtttatggtactaTGTGTTTAAGTATCCAATTTAATAAATTAACTGGCtgtgacaaaataaaaaacaattagaaatctAGGAACGGTGCTTCTGTTTATAGTTCTTTTTAGACCAAAACTTAATTATGAACATAGGTGGTGGAATCCTTTTACTAAGAGGATTAGTGACAAACAAGGAATAGAAAATAAGGCACACACAAATGAAAAGTAATGAATGCGATATTATGGAATCTGGAGGGGGACAAAGAGGAAAGTACGTGACATTCTtctcctgtacttttttttagtgCTGGAACAGCCTGAAAAATTCAGCTGTGTCctgaatttttttcccctcatatatttttctaatatttaatatttaacatgtaatatttttctaattagcTTTAGATTATTAGAATTCTGATTTATGGCTTGTAGGAGGATACATTTTCCCTCTTCCTAACATTTTATAACATGTGAATACTAGAGAAATTTCATTAGGACACATTAGTTTTCCCGTATGTTCATTTTCTGAGGTCAAAAGCCTTACTTTTCGTCCCCAGGTTTCTCTGAAAGAACTACAGTGTCCGGATTTGTTGGCGTATCCCAGGATCTAACTTGATTTTTGAACTCTCTCCTCATTTTCAGTGTTCCTTGGCCTCCAAGTGCTTGCACAGTAAGCCCCTTCctcatacacatttttaaaaagggaacatggccgggcatggtggctcacgcctacaatcccagcactttgggcagccgaggcaggcggattacctgaggtcgggagttcaagaccagcctggccaacatggtaaaatccagtctctactcaaaatacaaaaattagccaggtggggtggcgcatgcctgtaatcccagctactctggaggctgaggcaggagaatttcttgaacccaggaggcagaggctgcagtgagccaagatcacgccactgcactccagactgggtgacaggacagcgagactctatctcaaaaaaaaaaaaaaaggaacacaaaagaGATTCAACAAATGCAAGAAATATTACATATTCACTTGTTTCTTAGTAAGAGGAGAGAAATAAAGAGGGGGGACTGTTATGCTAAGCAATGGCCTTGGAGCTTTcaaaacattatttaattttcaaacccAACAACCTAGCAAAATAAGGATCGTAAGTTACCCCCTTTTTAATGAATGAGGCCCTGTCCCACTAGGCAGTGCTGTTAATTTGCCCCAAAGCAAAAAGCTGGACAGGCAGCCTGGCACCAGAATCTGTGTTCTTTCCAACCTACCACACAGTACAGCAAAGAGGGCAATCATGGAAATCACCCATTAGATACACAGAGAAACAGAGCAGGAAATACACGTGCTTGGAACATGCTTGCAGACAGACCcacagaaaaggaggaaaacaacTTTGTATttgttaagttctttttttttttgagacagggtctcacttgtcacccaggctggagtgtactggctccatcatagctcactgtaacctcgaacacctggccttaagcaattctcctggcacaggcacgtgccaccacgcctggctaattaaaaaaaaaattatttttgtagagaggcaatctctctatgttgcctagtctggtctggaacacccggcctcaaacaatcctcccaccttggtctcccaaagtgctgggattacaggcatgagccaccgcactgggccttCAACTGTTTTTTACAAAGATGAaatgtcaattctttttttttttttttcccaggctggagtgcagtggtatgatctccgcacactgcaatctccacctcccaggttcaagcgattctcctgcctcagcctcccgagtagctgggattacaagtgatcgccactgcgcctggctactgtttttgtatttttagtagagatggggttttgccatgttgaccaggctggtttcaaactcctgacctcggccgggcgcggtggctcaagcctgtaatcccagcactttgggaggccgaggcgggtggatcaggaagtcaggagatcgagacactcctggctaacacggtgaaaccccgtctctactaaaaatacaaaaaactagccgggcgcggtggcgggcgcctgtagtcccagctactcggaggctgaggcgggagaatggcgggaacctgggaggcggagcttgcagtgagccgagattgcgccactgcactccagcctgggcgacagagtgagactccgtctcaaaaaaaaaaaaaaaaaaaaaaaaagaaagctagtcaaactcctgacctcaagtgatccgcccaccgcccacctcggcctcccaaaatgttaggattacaggcgtgagccaccacgcccggctggaaATGTCAACTCTATCATTAGCAAAAAACGCAATCCCTTCTGAAAAATTATTTGGAGAGTTAAATGAAATTCAACTTAGGAACTAAGTTATTCTACTCCAAATTTACTTGGCTCAGTTGGAATTAACATGTGAAAGACCTACAAGAAATTTACGACTGATGGAATTAAGGCCTAGGAAAAAGAAGTGTAGCATTCATCTACACACTAGGTTAATGAAGCAGAAAACAAACATGttaaaaacaggaaggaaaaaactTAGCAAATGCCATGCCAATAGACTATACATTTCTCGCTGCAAACTTACCCCTGGCTAGGTTCTTCACATACACATGATCACAAACATGAAAACCTAGATCACAGGATCCTTTAGACACTAAGGCTCAGAACATTCAACatgattcaatttataaaaataaaaaatgattcaaGAATATTTACTGCATGCATGTAGCATAAAGTCAGCTTATTCACTCAAAGTAGTAAAAGTGAAATGTTTTCAAGTCCTCATATATGAAATGCACTAAAAAAACCTTCATGCATCTCCAGTATTCTCATGATGGAACTGGCAGAATGGCTAATACTTCAGGATTAAATcagcaaagccaaaaaaaaaaaaaaaaagaattaaaatctaaACCCCAGCCctttgtgtgtatttatacacAAAACACAAATCAGAATAAGTCAGACTTTCTCATCCCTGCCAGTCTTCAAAAGGTGAACTGATGCTTGGGAAACTGCTCAAGTATTTGGAAGAATGCCAGACACATTTCTATGCTCTCACCTTTCAGAAGACTGGGTAGAAATTAATTTATTGATccaatatttttcattaaaaaaactttatcatttttaaaatgtaattattcttGGCTGCCACCTTCTTGGGTTTGGGATCCAGTATCCTCCAGACCCATTAATCAACTTTGTGagccctttttcttttattcaccaTGACACTAATTGTCCCCTTATTTATTTCAGAACCCATTGCttactaatatttattttcttaaaaagagtGATTCCGCCTGTGCGCAGtgggtcacacttgtaatctcaatactttgggaggctgaggtgggagcacggTTTGAagacaggagttggagaccagcctgggcaacatagggagaccctcgtctctacaaaaaataaaaaaattagccaggcatggtggtgaacgcctgtgcactcagcaggctgagaagggagaatcacttgggtcTGGTAGGTAAAGTCCAGGCCGGGTCAGTGAGGGGAAGCGattctgttcatttctttgtcacccaggctggagtgcagtggccggatctcagctcactgcaagctccgcctaccgggtttacgccatgctcttgcctcagcctcccgagtagctgggactacaggcgcccgccagctcgcccggctagttttctgtattttttagtagagacgcggtttcaccgtgttagccaggatggtctcgatctcctgacctcgtgatccgcccgtctcggcctcccaaagtgctgggattacaggcttaagccaccgcccctggctgaTTCTGCTCATTTCTTAAGGTTGCTACTGAGTTAACTGAGAAACACAGCTGAGTGCTAATCTAGATCAACAAAGCTgactctatgaaaaaaaaacaaccagtcTTCTCTCTGCCTGGGCTATTGGGGCTCATTGACATTCCAAACAGAAATTCCTTTCTGGTGCACTTCCCTACTTTGTGCCAAGAGCTACAGGCCCTAGGGTCCCACGTGTTCCAGCAGGTTTCTTCTGccttttaataatacatttcttaTCAGTAATTTCAGCTGTGACATTCTTGGTTTAAGGAAAATAACTTCTCATGAGGAAACTATCAATTCTAAATTTTAGTGGTACAAATACAAAACTATAAGATGCCATTAAAAGATTTTTATGTTGCTTGCTTGGAAAGCAGACAATAGTTTGGTGGTTGCTACTAATTAACTATCTTAGGAAGGCAGTTAGCTCTTGCATATATAATCCTTGCCCCACACAGCTGAGGAATGTTATAAGGAGCTAAGGCCTTGACCATTTCTGCTATATCCAGTACCACTTGTATATACttagtatttttctttagaaCATGTGACACATTTAATGTGTTACACACATAGTTTTAAGAGTCTGGATTAGGGAAAAGACGACTTAAATAGAAGCCCAGGCCACGGCAAGGGTCAGTACactattctcaaaataaaaataaaagagtttgtGTACCACTAAGAGTACATGtactgcactttgggaagcttgGGTAAAGTAATGCTTGATGTAAAACTTTCCTTTAACAAAAGACCCCTATATAATTTACAGGACCAGCTAATTCACCGGTGCCAATGGTGTTTTTGAATGGAATATTAAATTTAAGGAACCTATTGTCCTCACTTGTCCAAGTTAGTAAATTAGAAGTTGAAGTTTAAAGTGTATTTATTCTCAGATCCTTATGAAGAACCTCTGATTATCTCAGTTTACCAAGGTCTAAATATAGGTCATGTGTTCTGGTCTGCTCCAGGGTCTTTAAATTTACGAGTCAGTTGACACTAGGGCAATGGATATTTACTAGATTCTAAACAGAATATCTAGCAAACAACTAGAATTCTGTTACCAGGTGACTTTTTTCCATAATCAAGGAAAACAAGCAATTCTAATATTGTTGGTAGCTCATAAAACAAGtgaattttatgtattatttagtcAAATTATTTGATCTATTTtagtttcatctgtaaaatgtggataacagTATCTATACTTCACAGGACTATCATGAGGATCAAGTGAGTTAATACACATAAAGTGCTATTTAATGTTAATTACTATCTGAAGGGAGTTCCTTGCTAgtaagtcaaaaaaacaaaacaaaacctcattCTTTTGGCACCGTTGCTCTCTATTCTAGAAAACATAGCAAACATACAGAACCAGAATTGAGATAATTACTTGAATTATATTCTTTAAAGCCATCTTCTCCCAGTTCCAGAATCATCCGCTGTTTCCACCTCTCCAACCAGAAAACCTGTTGTTTTGTCATGGTCTGCTGAAGGACTCGGGTCACACTTGGTATCACATTCCTTTGCAAGGGGATTTTCAAAGGAACTGAAGGATCACTTGCATTTGGTTTATCACTTCTATCTGGATTGAAGATAGGAAACCAGTTTTGTGGCACTCGTCGGTCCTCACCTTGCTTTGGCGGCTTATGCTTGCTCACAGGTCCACAGAGTAAAGCATCTTCCTCCACCGATCCTGGGGTGTGGGCGACGCCTCTGGATGACAAGACAGACTGAACTAAATTAGAGTATTTTTCTTGGTCCACTTCTTCATATGGGTTCACTTTTTTCTTCCGGCCACAAGAGtaagaggaagtagagaaagcCACAAGGGCAGCTGATTCCACAGAAAATCcctttgaactcctgagctgtcTGCAAATGGTCTGAAATAACTTCATCTTCATTcagatttgttttcacttttctctagTCTATTTGCAACGGTCGAGGCCCTTTATGTTTGTATTCCTATTAGAGAGAAAACAACCATCAAAGCGAAAGGTGCATCAGAATAACATTGCACATCAAAATTGTAAACTTTTTCGACATGCTTGGACAGAGCTCTTTCTTAAGAaagtcgacagagcgagaccctgcttccaaaaaaaaatttataaataaattaagacTCTCAATACCCGAAGGACTGGCACATATTAAATGCGAATTAGTAGACAGCTTGGGGCAAGACGTCCCCCGTCTCTAACATGCAGGAATGGGACGCCCAGGCAGGGAGGCGTGTGCGAGACACggaaaatcacaaagatggaGCCCGTCCCATGGCGGCCACACAGTCCTAGGTGACAACGACTGATTCCTAGACACCAGGCTCTCTGCTAAGTATTCTGTATGGATACTTCTCATTTGGTCCTCACACCCTCTACCGTGGGTCTAGAATGAACCCGTTGCACAGACGTGGAAATCGGGTTGGAGGGTCCAGTCGCTCGCCGGTCAGAGCTGGTGGCGGCGCTGAGGTCCCATTACTGTGACCGCAAAAAGGCGCCTCCCTCTCCGCCGTGGGTACGGACCCCTGGCGGGGCCAGGACGGCGGTGGCCCCTGGGGCAGGAGTCTGGATTAGAGAAAAGAGGACTTAAATAGAAGCCCAGCCTACGGCCAGTGTCGGTACCTTGGGAGCCACCACACTTCGCTTAACTCTCAAGGCGCGAACAACCTCTCGCGATCCGTACTTTCATCCGTCCCGCGCTTTGGTTTCGAATTAGGCACAGCCTAAGACAAAGTAGGTCCAGAATGCCCCGCGGCGCTCACGCCCCACCCGAGGCTCTCTTCGGCCTCCGCCGACGCACAGCCAGCTAGAGGCAGGGAGTACTTCCTTCCAGCTGAAGGGCCGGCGTCGTCGAAGCGCGGGAGCCTCTAAATCGCGCCCTTCtgctctcacgagatctggtgacGTCAGCGCTCGCCGCCATCTTGGATTCGGGCTGAGTAATAAATTCCCCCGGCACCGAAACACGGTCTTTCTCTAGACGCGTCTTGCTGGGAGAGCGTCCGTGGCTTTGCGTCCGCGTCGCGGCCCTGCGGTCGGCGGCCTCCTCGTGGAGCGTAGCAAGGGTAGGCCCCGCGTGGCGTCTTTCCCCGGCTCCAAGATGGACGGCAGCGGGGACTGGGAGGCCGCTCTGGGGGAGCACGTGGCGCCCTGCTCGCCTGCTCCCGGGGCAGCTGGGATGGTGGCGGAGTCCGGAGGTCTCCTGCTGCCGTCGGGCAGGGAGGCCGGCGGAGGCGGGGCCGTGGCCGCCCCCAAGAGGCTcccaggcggcggcggcggcccagCCTCTTCTTTCCTCGCACAGCCAGGCGGCCCTTGCTCGAGTCCCGCGTCGCCATGGCCGCGGTTCCCGAGTTgctgcagcagcaggaggaggaccGCAGCAAGGTGAGGTCCtccccacctcaggctcctgggcGGGCGGCCCTGCGAGCTCCTGGGTCGCTATATTCTTTCCCTTGCGCGTCCGTAGGCCCTGGCTGCTCGTGGCCATCCCTAGCGGGGGAAGCACCCGTGAGGCCCGGGCAGCCCCTGTTCTTCGTCTTCTCTGAAGGCTGTCCTAGGGAATCCCTGTGGATCCCCCGGATTCTCAGTATAGAACCGGAGACGCGGGACCTTAGCCCTGGCTCAGGAGCCCGTGCCGAGTGGACTTGGAGAGAGGATCTCTGGAGACCCCGGaatgttcattttaaaacttcCCTCGGCTTCGTGGTGACCTGTAGGTGAACGTGAAATTGACTTAACATGCTACAGACCAGTTTGGTTTGTTGCCCCCAAAATGCCCCCCCTTTcctccccccgcttttttttttgcggggggggggCAAACAACTTGGGAAATTCCATCAGGTGTCCGAACATGCTTCCTACAACTTCAGAAACGCAAAGTGCGTTGTTGTGGGGAGTTGTGTAATTtttagtaggtgctcaaataCTTGCTGAactttgtgtctatttttaaGTCTTGTCCATTAATATAAACTCTCCCTAGGTCACGTGTATCTTGAGGTCTAAAAGAttattaatacaataaattgaGATTGCCATAGCCAATTAAGGATTCAGAGATGAGCCTCCACtgtttcattggttctttaaatTTGCCTCGTTAGCTTTGCGATGCATGGTTTGTGAGCAACCTTTCGTGCAGAGTCGTCGACAGAAGTTTTTCTGACCGATGAAAACCTCTAAAAATACAAGGCTCTCTAAAGTGTAACTTGGAGCCGTCTTAACTTACACATCTCTTGAGAAATTAAAGGCACCTCCTTAGAGAAACGTGTTCATCTAGTAAGTAGATACCATAGTTTCAAAGCGGCTGGATTGTTCCAACAAGGGTATCATTGTTGCGTTAATTATTGAAATAGAGCTTAGTATACAAGAGGTTGTTGTTTAGAGTGTTTTCTTTGAAAGTTCTTTTTTACTGAAACAAGGTGGAAACTTGAGACCACGATTCTTTGTAAAACATTATAAAGGTACTTTTCTCCATAAAGGGTAGATACTGGATGGGGGTTTTggtagcattttgttttttttctttctttctggtacATTCTTTTAGCTGTCTTGATTCAGAGTCAGCCAGGTAAAAGGACTCAATTGCTTCACCCCTGATAGTACAGTATATTGCAGCTGGTTTTTTAATGACTTTTCCACCACCCTGATCCTCCATCAAAATTGGAAAATAGTTATGAAGGCCATTTCCTGCCTGTTTTAGAGGCTACAGCAACTGTCGGTATCTGTAGTGAAGAGGGTTATAtggcattattttcctttttacattaCAGGAATAAAGAGACAATAAAACTAAATAATTACCCTGACTCgtggctttatttt
This window of the Rhinopithecus roxellana isolate Shanxi Qingling chromosome 13, ASM756505v1, whole genome shotgun sequence genome carries:
- the MGME1 gene encoding mitochondrial genome maintenance exonuclease 1 isoform X2, which gives rise to MKMKLFQTICRQLRSSKGFSVESAALVAFSTSSYSCGRKKKVNPYEEVDQEKYSNLVQSVLSSRGVAHTPGSVEEDALLCGPVSKHKPPKQDIFLQGKRFHEALESILSPQETLKERDENLLKSGYIESVQHILKDVSGVRALESAVQHETLNYIGLLDCVAEYQGKLCVIDWKTSEKPKPFIQSTFDNPLQVVAYMGAMNHDTNYSFQVQCGLIVVAYKDGSPAHPHFMDAELCSQYWAKWLLRLEEYMEKKKNQNIQKPE
- the MGME1 gene encoding mitochondrial genome maintenance exonuclease 1 isoform X1, coding for MKMKLFQTICRQLRSSKGFSVESAALVAFSTSSYSCGRKKKVNPYEEVDQEKYSNLVQSVLSSRGVAHTPGSVEEDALLCGPVSKHKPPKQGEDRRVPQNWFPIFNPDRSDKPNASDPSVPLKIPLQRNVIPSVTRVLQQTMTKQQVFWLERWKQRMILELGEDGFKEYNSNIFLQGKRFHEALESILSPQETLKERDENLLKSGYIESVQHILKDVSGVRALESAVQHETLNYIGLLDCVAEYQGKLCVIDWKTSEKPKPFIQSTFDNPLQVVAYMGAMNHDTNYSFQVQCGLIVVAYKDGSPAHPHFMDAELCSQYWAKWLLRLEEYMEKKKNQNIQKPE